The DNA window CATACTTTCGGAGGTACTGTCTCCAGAGCGGCTCCCGGGGAGGAGGGGTGATCGTGTTGACCCCGTACTTCCGGCGCATCTCCTCGACACGGGAGAGAGGCAGACCCTGATCGCCGGTGATGGACACCAGTTCTTCGTACGGGGCCAGGACAGGGGTTCTCATCTGCTCCCCTTCATAGACCAGCGTGGATTGGTATACATAGTTACCAGTCTGTCTGGTTTCGCGGTCAGACCTGATAGGTCTTGTGAGGGAGGCGGGGGCTGGAGCACCACCCCTCACATAAACAGTCCGAGCGCCCGATACGCGAGCCCGCCGAGCACAATGGCCAGCACGATTTCGGTTCCGGTTATGGCGAGGGCCCGTCTCCACCCGAACTCCGAGGCCAGTGCGAAGATGGCGGAGATACAGGGAATGTAGAGCATCGAGACGAGGGCCAGCACGATCAGCTGCACCGGGGACATGATGGTGGCAAAGTTCGTCGTTCCAAAGATCACGGCGAGTGTCAGGATCGTCAGTTCCTTTCTGACGATCCCGAAGATGAGCGTGATCCCGACGACCGCCGGCAGCCCGAGCCAGAGGGTGGTGATCGGGGCGAGCAGGGCGTTCACCGGGTCGAGGAGGCCGGCTGCATAGAACCCCTGGAGCACGGCACTGCCGATGATGTAGGCCGGAAAGACAACCCAGATCAGCGACTTGGTCCTGGCCCAGGTCTGCTTCAGCACCACCCGAAGCGACGGGACATGGTAGTCCGGCATCTCCATGATCAGCCCGACCGACTCACCGGGCACCGCCTTGAAGGCCACCCTTCCGACCACGAGGATCAGGAGGATATCGAACGCATAGAGGGCGAGTGCCCACCAGATGTTTACGAACGCAGCCACCAACCCGAGGATCACGACTGTCCGGGCTGTGCACGGGACGAGGGTCACGAGAAACGCCGCAAGCAGTTTCTGTTTCGGGGACTCCATGATCCGGCAGGAGTAGATGGCAGGGACATTGCACCCGTAGCCGAGGATCAGCGGGATGATGGCCTTGCCGTGCAGTCCGATTTTGTGCATTCCCCGGTCAAGCATCACCGAGATGCGGGTCAGGTACCCGGAATCCTCGATCACTGCGAGGATCAGGTAGAACGGGAGGACGTAAGGAATGATCAGGGTCACTCCTGCCAGAAACCCTGTGAAGACGCCATTCCAGAGGATGTCGGTAAACGGGCCGGTGATCACCGGCTCGTACTGTTCGAACTGGGTGAGGAACGAAGTGATGAACGCTGAGACCGGTGCTCCGATCAGGAATGTCCAGACCAGGAGACCGCCGATCACCCCGACGACCCCGAAATACCCGAGGATCGGGTGGAGAGCAATCTGATCGATTTTATCAGTCAGGCTCTTCTTTTGAGGGCCGTCCTGCGGCATCTGCACCGTGATCACTTCCGCTGCGATCCGATCTGCAATCTGGTACCGCTCGGCGGTGATCACCACTGAAACAGGCTCTCCATGGATCGCTTCGATCTCTCCTGCCAGCCGGTCTGCTTCCTGAACAATGGAAGGATCCTGAACACTGACGATCCGGACCATGTCCGGGTCGCGTTCGAGCAGTTTAATCGCAGTCCACCTGGTTGGATACGGAGTCGAGACCGGATGTAACAGGGAGACGATCCGGGCTATTCGCTCCTCGATCTCCCTTCCATAAAAGAGGACCGGGGGGACCGGCCGATCGTGCACCAGATCGAGGATCGCATCGGTGAGCGGTGAGATCCCTTTCCCTCTTATAGCCACAGTCGGCACCACGGGAACGCCGAGTATTGATGAGAGTTTCTCCACATCGATGGTCAGTCCTTTCTTCTCTGCAAGATCGATCTGATTGACCGCGATCATAAGGGGCGGTGCCAGTTCCATCAACTGAATCGTAAAGAAGAGGTTCCGTTCTAGAGCCGAGGCATCGATCACATTGACGACCGCATCAGGGTGTTCGAGGGCGATGAACTCCCGCGAAACAAGTTCTTCCATCGAGTAGGTGGAGAACGAGTAGATGCCCGGTAGATCGATCACCCGGATCCGGTGCCCCTTATGCACCAAAAGCCCCTCTGCTCGCTCGACGGTCTTACCTGGCCAGTTCCCGATGATCTGGTCGACGCCGGTCAGTTGATTGAAGGTTGCACTCTTCCCAACATTTGCATTCCCGGCGAGGGCTACTGTATATGCTGCATCCTTTACGCTGGTGATACCTTTAGGTGAACAACCCTTGCAGCCTCCACAGCCGCTCATTCCTTTTCTGCCCCCGGTGCATCAACAAAAATCTTCTCAGCAATGGTATGATCGATAGCCAGTTTGGTCCTCCGGACAAAGACCTCGACAGGTCCTTCCCTTGGAGTTCTCCGAGTTACAGCTACGCTGGTTCCAAGGGTGAGCCCTAGATCGGAGAGACGCTGGACGACTTTCTGATCCCCACGGATGAAGGCGATCCGACCCTGCTGGTCAGTGCCCAGATCTGT is part of the Methanosphaerula palustris E1-9c genome and encodes:
- the feoB gene encoding ferrous iron transport protein B; the protein is MSGCGGCKGCSPKGITSVKDAAYTVALAGNANVGKSATFNQLTGVDQIIGNWPGKTVERAEGLLVHKGHRIRVIDLPGIYSFSTYSMEELVSREFIALEHPDAVVNVIDASALERNLFFTIQLMELAPPLMIAVNQIDLAEKKGLTIDVEKLSSILGVPVVPTVAIRGKGISPLTDAILDLVHDRPVPPVLFYGREIEERIARIVSLLHPVSTPYPTRWTAIKLLERDPDMVRIVSVQDPSIVQEADRLAGEIEAIHGEPVSVVITAERYQIADRIAAEVITVQMPQDGPQKKSLTDKIDQIALHPILGYFGVVGVIGGLLVWTFLIGAPVSAFITSFLTQFEQYEPVITGPFTDILWNGVFTGFLAGVTLIIPYVLPFYLILAVIEDSGYLTRISVMLDRGMHKIGLHGKAIIPLILGYGCNVPAIYSCRIMESPKQKLLAAFLVTLVPCTARTVVILGLVAAFVNIWWALALYAFDILLILVVGRVAFKAVPGESVGLIMEMPDYHVPSLRVVLKQTWARTKSLIWVVFPAYIIGSAVLQGFYAAGLLDPVNALLAPITTLWLGLPAVVGITLIFGIVRKELTILTLAVIFGTTNFATIMSPVQLIVLALVSMLYIPCISAIFALASEFGWRRALAITGTEIVLAIVLGGLAYRALGLFM